DNA from Tsuneonella dongtanensis:
GGGACGAGGATGTCCGGTTCGATACCGCCTTCCTGGACGGAGTGACCGCGCGGCGTGTAGTAGCGCGCCGTCGTGAGCTTGAGCGCGGCTTCGCGCCCGAGCGGTAGCAGGGTCTGGACGCTGCCCTTGCCGAAGCTGCGGTCGCCCATGACCACCGCACGACGCTGGTCCTGCAGCGCGCCCGCGACGATCTCGCTCGCCGAAGCCGAGCCCGCATCGATCAGCACGATCACCGGCACGCCCTTGGCCATGTCGCCCTTGAACACGGTCTCGGCGTCGTAGACGAGCGATTCGCCCCGCGCGCGGCCGCGCTGCGAGACGATCTGGCCCTTGTCGAGGAACAGGTCGGAGAGAGCCACGGCCTCATCGAGCGAGCCGCCGGGATTCTGGCGCAGGTCGAGTACCAGGCCGTTGACCCGGCCCGATGCCTCGCGCTTGATCGCGTTCCATGCAGAGAACACGTCCGAGCCGACGTCGCGGCTGAACTCGTTGACCGAGATGTAGCCGATGTTGCCCGGCTTGAGCTCGTGAGTAACCGGCTCGAGTTCGATGACCCCGCGGGTCACAGTAACGTCGAACGGCTCCTCGCGTCCGGAACGGAAAATCGTCAGCCGGATGTTCGAACCCGCTGGGCCGCGCATCTGCGCGACCGCGTCGTCGAGCTCGCCGCCGTAGATCAGCTTCCCGTCGAGGTGGGTGATGAAGTCGCCCGCCTTGATGCCCATCTTGTCCGCCGGGCTGCCCTTGAACGGGCTGATCACCTTGACCGCGCCGTCCTCCAGCACGACCGACAGGCCGAGCCCCGAGTAGTTGCCGTCGATCATCGTCTCGAGGCGCTGGAGGTCGTTGCCGTCGAGATAGGCCGAATGCGGGTCGAGGCTCGCGAGCATACCGTCGATCGCGCCGCGGATGAGCTTGTCGTCCTCGACCGGCTCGACATAGCTCGCCTTGATGCGCTGGTAGACCGCGAACAGCTTGGCGAATTCGGGTCCGGCACGCCCATCGACCTGGGCGAGCCCGGCGGTGGTCGCGGGAAGCAGCGCTACCGCGCTGACCAGCGCAGCGGAGCGAAGGAGAGCGGCAAGCTTCATGGGCATTCCTCGTACGACGTGCGGCGTTTGTATCGCCCATCCCGCGTTAACGCCAGATGATGCATGCGGGTCCGTCCCGGGCCGGGATGCATCGATCGGGTTCGATTAACGCACATATTCGACCGGGTTGACCGGCTCGCCTGCGCGGCGGAGCTCGAACCCAACGACCGGGCTTCTACCCCCTGCGACACCCAGCGGTGATCCGCGGACGAGCTCTTCGCCGACGTCGACATCGGTTCGCGCGAGCCCGGTGACGAGACTGGTGTAGCCGCCCGCATGCTCGATGATGACGATCCGGCCGAACCCGCTGAAGGGGCCTGCGAATGCGACCCGGCCCGCGGCGGGCGAAATCACCTGCGCCCCCGCTGCCGGAGCCAGCGCAATCCCGCGCGAACGTGCACCGCCATCGTCCACCGCGCCGAAACCGGTGACGGTTCGGCCGGCAACGGGAATCAGGAAACGCGGCGCGGCGGTGCTGACCAATGATGGCGGCGGACTCGAATCGATCAGCACCTCGCTGGCGCCAGGGCGCG
Protein-coding regions in this window:
- a CDS encoding S41 family peptidase, with the protein product MKLAALLRSAALVSAVALLPATTAGLAQVDGRAGPEFAKLFAVYQRIKASYVEPVEDDKLIRGAIDGMLASLDPHSAYLDGNDLQRLETMIDGNYSGLGLSVVLEDGAVKVISPFKGSPADKMGIKAGDFITHLDGKLIYGGELDDAVAQMRGPAGSNIRLTIFRSGREEPFDVTVTRGVIELEPVTHELKPGNIGYISVNEFSRDVGSDVFSAWNAIKREASGRVNGLVLDLRQNPGGSLDEAVALSDLFLDKGQIVSQRGRARGESLVYDAETVFKGDMAKGVPVIVLIDAGSASASEIVAGALQDQRRAVVMGDRSFGKGSVQTLLPLGREAALKLTTARYYTPRGHSVQEGGIEPDILVPQLSDPDLARREKFRLRESDLRGHLVNEAAMKDEELTKDRKDDPRFQLTAEQLKAKGIDDFQLTYALDTLRRTAPNAIARRN